A region from the Thermanaeromonas toyohensis ToBE genome encodes:
- a CDS encoding flavodoxin family protein: MPVILGISGSPRKGATEYAVQVALEAASQFPGITTRYWSVRGKKINFCTHCDKCIREKTMCHIQDDVKELEELVLEADGFIIGSPVYDMNITAQLAACFNRLRPIFLVHPGKLRNKVGGAIALGGTRHGGQETALQAIINFYLMHEMLVCGGIGGCYTGGTVWTKDGKAQGAAEDEVGMATVKGLGRAVAEATLVTFWGREAWEKTKAELGIVEAGPVRDHAI, translated from the coding sequence ATGCCTGTAATCTTAGGTATAAGCGGGAGCCCCAGAAAAGGAGCCACTGAGTATGCTGTCCAGGTGGCCCTGGAAGCTGCTTCCCAGTTCCCGGGTATTACTACACGTTACTGGAGCGTGCGAGGTAAAAAAATTAACTTTTGTACCCATTGCGATAAGTGTATACGAGAAAAAACCATGTGCCATATCCAGGATGATGTGAAAGAATTGGAGGAATTGGTCCTCGAAGCTGATGGCTTTATTATAGGATCACCAGTATATGATATGAACATCACTGCCCAACTAGCCGCCTGCTTTAACCGCTTGCGACCCATATTCTTGGTACACCCAGGAAAACTGCGCAACAAAGTGGGAGGAGCTATTGCCCTGGGAGGTACGAGGCATGGAGGACAGGAAACGGCTCTGCAAGCTATAATCAATTTTTACCTTATGCATGAAATGCTAGTATGTGGAGGCATAGGTGGGTGCTATACAGGAGGTACTGTCTGGACTAAGGATGGCAAGGCGCAGGGTGCAGCTGAGGATGAAGTGGGTATGGCTACAGTCAAGGGATTAGGACGGGCAGTAGCAGAGGCCACTTTGGTCACCTTTTGGGGGCGGGAAGCTTGGGAGAAGACAAAAGCAGAGTTAGGGATTGTAGAGGCTGGACCAGTGAGGGATCATGCTATATAG
- the sdaAB gene encoding L-serine ammonia-lyase, iron-sulfur-dependent subunit beta, translating to MGVFDIIGPIMIGPSSSHTAGAIRIGRLARFILGEEPRKAHIFLHGSFARTFKGHGTDKALVAGLLGLTVDDEKVREALELAREKGLEVYWGFKDLGEVHPNSVELDLKGNQNHVKVVASSIGGGEILLSRLDGFEVEFKGELPGLVAIYPDQRGVVAQVASILAYHKINIATMRVSRERAGGRALMAVETDQEISPPAREALLSLSVLERLVILPRV from the coding sequence ATGGGGGTATTTGATATTATTGGTCCTATCATGATAGGGCCTTCAAGTTCCCACACCGCCGGGGCTATCCGCATAGGAAGGCTGGCGCGGTTTATCTTGGGAGAAGAACCCCGTAAAGCCCACATTTTTCTCCACGGTTCCTTTGCTCGTACTTTCAAAGGCCATGGTACAGATAAGGCTTTAGTGGCGGGATTATTAGGGCTTACGGTCGACGATGAAAAGGTGAGGGAAGCTTTAGAGTTAGCCCGGGAGAAGGGACTGGAGGTTTATTGGGGCTTTAAAGATCTAGGGGAAGTCCATCCCAATTCTGTGGAACTGGATCTTAAAGGAAACCAAAACCATGTTAAGGTAGTGGCCTCTTCTATAGGAGGAGGGGAGATCCTCCTTTCCCGGCTGGACGGGTTTGAGGTAGAGTTTAAAGGGGAGCTTCCCGGGTTGGTAGCTATTTACCCTGACCAGCGGGGTGTGGTAGCCCAGGTGGCTTCTATCCTGGCTTACCATAAGATAAATATAGCCACGATGCGTGTGTCCCGGGAAAGGGCAGGTGGGCGGGCTTTAATGGCTGTAGAGACTGATCAGGAAATATCACCGCCAGCCCGGGAAGCCTTGCTTTCCTTGTCGGTGCTGGAAAGACTAGTTATCCTTCCCCGGGTTTAA
- a CDS encoding MurR/RpiR family transcriptional regulator, translated as MGSYLARRLALLLKELPPAEKAVAELILADVGKSVSLSISELARLARTSKTTVLRLCQRLGFSSFKDFRLALARESSYSLESLNLCITEEDDIPTLVAKVRQLHTEAINTALSSVDPKVLEQVAKLLLKARYIRLFASGGAAVTALDAHHKLIRMGLPSYLSLDQREQKMLAGLSEPNDVVWGFSFSGASISILEALKIARATGATIVSLTNNRNSPIARISHYSLFGVTNYLSHFTGTIEFRISQLSIVDSLFLTMIKIGLPEVYSPLQKTQEIIEADLYRRNKHNSNPEEGGDHG; from the coding sequence ATGGGATCCTATCTTGCCCGGAGGCTGGCCTTGCTTTTAAAAGAATTACCTCCTGCAGAAAAAGCGGTAGCTGAGCTAATCTTGGCTGATGTAGGAAAAAGTGTTTCCCTTTCTATTTCTGAGTTGGCGCGGCTTGCCCGAACAAGTAAAACCACTGTCTTACGCTTGTGCCAGCGTTTAGGTTTTAGTAGTTTTAAAGATTTTCGCTTGGCCCTGGCCCGGGAGTCCAGTTACTCTTTGGAAAGCTTAAATCTTTGTATTACAGAAGAAGATGATATCCCTACTTTAGTAGCCAAGGTGCGCCAGCTCCATACAGAGGCTATCAATACTGCCCTCTCCAGTGTAGATCCTAAAGTGCTAGAGCAAGTGGCCAAGCTACTGCTTAAAGCACGGTATATAAGATTATTCGCTTCCGGAGGCGCAGCGGTTACTGCTTTAGATGCTCATCATAAATTAATACGCATGGGTTTACCTTCCTATCTTTCTTTGGACCAGCGGGAGCAAAAGATGCTGGCCGGGCTTTCCGAGCCTAATGATGTGGTATGGGGTTTTTCCTTTTCTGGTGCCAGTATAAGTATCTTAGAAGCCTTAAAGATAGCGAGGGCTACAGGGGCTACTATTGTTTCCTTGACTAACAACCGAAATTCACCTATTGCCCGGATAAGCCATTATAGCCTCTTTGGGGTAACTAATTACTTATCCCATTTTACGGGGACCATAGAGTTTCGCATCTCCCAGCTTAGCATAGTAGATAGCTTATTTCTAACTATGATTAAAATAGGTTTGCCTGAAGTATATAGCCCCTTACAGAAGACCCAGGAGATTATAGAGGCTGATTTATATAGGAGAAACAAACATAATTCAAACCCGGAAGAAGGAGGGGACCATGGTTAA
- a CDS encoding TIGR04076 family protein, whose product MVKYIEGTVVSIEKECSAGLKPGYSFKVKVNSCLKLYEADGMCLELLHNAFPAIMAMAFGQLPFEKEGEALVSCPDPVSKVVIRLRRIT is encoded by the coding sequence ATGGTTAAATACATCGAAGGTACAGTAGTCTCTATAGAAAAGGAATGTAGCGCGGGGTTAAAACCCGGGTATTCCTTTAAGGTAAAAGTGAATAGCTGCCTTAAGCTTTACGAAGCAGACGGGATGTGTCTGGAGTTACTCCATAACGCTTTCCCGGCCATAATGGCCATGGCCTTCGGGCAATTACCTTTTGAGAAGGAAGGCGAAGCCCTGGTGAGCTGCCCAGATCCTGTAAGTAAGGTGGTGATTCGGCTAAGAAGAATTACTTGA
- a CDS encoding BMP family protein, protein MKYISKILMIGLLGIFLLGCGTQGGGGAKTSKEEPKEKKFRVAMVLTGPINDAGWNESAYKGLMEAQKKFNIETAYTENVPQPDFESVIRDYADKGYNLIIAHGFEFTDAVKAVSPSFPKTIFAVVNGNSFQEPNMVSYRFNTPETGFLAGTVAGLVTKSNVVGMIGGMKFPHIVDSLKGFEAGAKYVNPKVKVLTGYTESWTDIPKGKEMAMAMIEQGADVVCANANQVGLGVIDAAKQKKIKAIGYIDDQYNVAPETVVVSAIQSVQDMMLHIIDQAMKGQAKPGLYLLGHKEGVIRLSSFHGHEKELPPSAMDKINEVLNGIKDGSLKAKGILPKSTFEK, encoded by the coding sequence ATGAAGTACATTTCTAAGATTTTAATGATAGGACTTTTGGGGATTTTCTTATTGGGCTGTGGTACCCAAGGAGGCGGAGGAGCTAAAACTTCTAAAGAAGAGCCGAAAGAAAAGAAATTCCGGGTAGCCATGGTCTTGACTGGTCCTATAAATGATGCGGGCTGGAACGAATCTGCCTATAAAGGTTTAATGGAAGCTCAAAAGAAATTTAACATTGAGACAGCCTATACTGAAAATGTACCTCAGCCTGATTTTGAGAGCGTCATCCGGGATTACGCAGATAAAGGCTATAACCTTATCATAGCCCACGGCTTTGAATTTACAGATGCGGTCAAAGCGGTTTCCCCTTCTTTCCCCAAGACCATCTTTGCAGTGGTAAACGGTAATTCATTTCAGGAACCTAATATGGTATCTTATCGATTTAATACTCCAGAAACAGGATTCCTGGCTGGGACAGTGGCTGGCCTTGTTACCAAGAGCAATGTGGTGGGTATGATAGGGGGCATGAAGTTCCCCCACATTGTAGACTCCCTTAAAGGGTTTGAAGCTGGCGCTAAATATGTTAACCCCAAAGTTAAAGTGCTTACCGGGTATACCGAATCCTGGACTGATATCCCCAAGGGTAAGGAAATGGCTATGGCTATGATCGAGCAGGGGGCTGATGTGGTATGCGCCAACGCTAATCAGGTAGGTTTGGGAGTTATAGATGCCGCTAAACAGAAAAAGATCAAGGCTATAGGGTATATAGATGATCAATATAATGTAGCCCCGGAAACCGTGGTAGTCTCTGCTATACAGAGCGTGCAGGATATGATGCTTCATATCATCGATCAAGCCATGAAAGGCCAGGCTAAGCCGGGTCTTTACCTCTTGGGTCACAAGGAAGGGGTAATAAGGCTTTCTTCTTTCCACGGCCATGAAAAGGAACTGCCTCCTTCCGCCATGGACAAGATAAATGAAGTGCTAAACGGGATTAAAGATGGGTCCTTAAAAGCCAAAGGTATCCTGCCTAAGTCCACCTTTGAAAAGTAA
- a CDS encoding ABC transporter ATP-binding protein, with amino-acid sequence MVDSEVVLAMRNITKRFPGVIANKKVNFELRRGEIHALLGENGAGKTTLMNILYGLYAPDAGEIYVKGEKVNIQSPKDAIALGIGMVHQHFMLVPTLTVAENVILGMKGSPFKLDLEKARQEIKELCARYNFQLDVDSKVQDLSVGAQQRVELIKAFYRGAEILVMDEPTAVLTPQEVEELFRILRQFVESGKSVVFISHKLWEVMRISDRVTVLRGGEVVGTLNTKDTTKEELASLMVGRPVMMEYAKVACTRPYPLLILENLRVKGESSASSLKGISFSVHGGEIVGIAGVDGNGQKELAEAIMGLRPVEGGKIIFAGQDITSWPTRARIEAGLAHVPEDRHREGLILDFTVAENLVLDTYDKPPFTRGKVFYPVEVKELGRRLVKEFDIRPPNPEALARYFSGGNQQKIILARQLSRQPKFLLAVQPTRGLDVGATEFVHQRLLNEKQKGVAILLISADLDEVLLLSDRVLVIYEGRIMGEVIPGQVSYTEIGLLMGGAQVAERSAS; translated from the coding sequence ATGGTGGATTCAGAAGTTGTACTGGCCATGCGCAATATAACCAAGCGTTTTCCAGGTGTAATAGCCAATAAGAAAGTAAATTTTGAATTGCGCCGGGGCGAGATTCATGCCCTTTTAGGAGAGAATGGGGCGGGGAAAACCACCTTAATGAACATCCTTTACGGGCTTTATGCCCCTGATGCTGGGGAGATATATGTTAAAGGCGAGAAAGTTAACATCCAATCCCCCAAGGATGCGATAGCCTTGGGTATAGGTATGGTACACCAGCATTTTATGCTAGTTCCCACTTTAACTGTGGCCGAAAATGTGATCCTGGGAATGAAAGGTAGCCCCTTTAAACTCGATCTAGAAAAAGCCCGGCAGGAGATAAAAGAACTTTGTGCCCGTTATAATTTCCAGCTAGATGTGGATAGCAAAGTGCAGGATCTTTCTGTCGGTGCCCAGCAGAGGGTAGAGCTCATCAAGGCTTTTTACCGGGGAGCAGAGATTTTAGTTATGGATGAACCCACCGCTGTACTCACCCCCCAGGAGGTAGAGGAATTATTCCGCATCCTTAGGCAATTTGTAGAGAGTGGCAAATCTGTAGTTTTTATTTCCCATAAGCTTTGGGAAGTTATGCGTATTTCCGATAGGGTTACGGTCTTAAGGGGAGGGGAAGTAGTCGGGACTTTAAACACTAAAGACACTACTAAAGAGGAGCTAGCTTCACTCATGGTGGGGCGGCCTGTTATGATGGAATACGCTAAGGTAGCTTGTACCCGGCCTTATCCCTTGCTTATATTAGAAAACCTTCGGGTAAAAGGTGAGAGCAGCGCTTCCAGTCTAAAAGGGATAAGCTTTTCTGTACATGGAGGCGAGATAGTAGGTATTGCCGGGGTGGACGGCAACGGCCAGAAGGAGCTGGCGGAGGCCATTATGGGCCTAAGACCAGTAGAAGGTGGAAAGATAATTTTTGCCGGCCAAGATATAACCTCCTGGCCTACTAGAGCCCGTATAGAAGCTGGCCTGGCCCATGTGCCGGAAGACCGGCACCGAGAGGGCCTTATCCTCGATTTTACAGTAGCCGAAAACTTGGTGCTCGATACTTATGATAAGCCTCCTTTTACCCGGGGTAAGGTTTTTTATCCGGTAGAAGTAAAGGAATTGGGGAGGAGACTGGTAAAGGAATTTGACATTCGCCCTCCTAACCCGGAAGCTTTGGCGCGTTATTTTTCCGGCGGAAACCAGCAGAAGATAATACTTGCGCGCCAGCTTTCCCGCCAGCCCAAGTTTTTATTGGCTGTTCAACCTACTAGGGGCTTAGATGTAGGAGCTACTGAATTTGTCCACCAGAGGCTTCTAAATGAAAAGCAGAAAGGGGTCGCCATACTTCTTATTTCTGCCGACTTAGATGAGGTATTGCTTCTTTCGGACCGGGTATTGGTGATCTATGAAGGAAGGATCATGGGAGAAGTTATACCTGGTCAGGTCTCTTATACCGAGATAGGGCTCTTAATGGGTGGTGCCCAAGTGGCGGAGAGGAGTGCAAGTTAA
- a CDS encoding ABC transporter permease, which produces MEVKWGKWMLKVERKPRLKGTVPALIGPLVALSLALAVSSLVIALSKVNPLVAYQYMFYGAFGSVRSFTETLVKTTPLLLCGLGLTIAYRTGLISVGAEGQMIIGGLFTTLAGLYMGWLPGFLLLPVLMLAGLIGGGLWGAIPGYLKARLGVSEVINTIMLNYIAYYLVAYLLDVPLREPPGYFPQSAQIARQGWLPYLLPGTRLHLGVIIAFLSCFIVYFILWRSPLGYQMRAVGYNREAARHSGINVEKNMVLAFTLSGAFAGLAGMVEIAGLHHRLLGGFSSEYGFDAMAVALLGKLHPAGVAIAALFFGALRVGANMMQRSVQVPASLVFVIQGLVILFVLMDELLRNYVIRFLKPYVEEESHGA; this is translated from the coding sequence ATGGAAGTAAAATGGGGAAAATGGATGCTTAAGGTAGAACGTAAACCAAGACTAAAAGGAACAGTCCCTGCCTTGATAGGTCCTCTGGTGGCCTTATCTTTAGCCCTCGCTGTAAGCTCGCTGGTAATAGCCCTATCCAAGGTTAACCCCCTGGTGGCTTACCAGTATATGTTTTATGGCGCTTTTGGTAGCGTACGGAGTTTTACCGAAACCCTGGTCAAGACCACCCCTCTTTTGCTCTGCGGTTTGGGCTTGACTATTGCCTACCGCACAGGCCTTATTTCTGTAGGTGCGGAAGGGCAGATGATAATAGGAGGGTTATTTACTACTTTAGCAGGCCTTTATATGGGCTGGCTCCCTGGCTTCCTGCTTCTGCCCGTTCTTATGTTAGCTGGTCTTATCGGCGGGGGGTTATGGGGAGCTATCCCAGGGTATTTAAAAGCTAGGCTGGGTGTATCGGAAGTTATTAACACTATTATGCTAAACTATATAGCTTATTACCTGGTGGCTTACCTATTAGATGTACCTTTAAGGGAACCCCCCGGTTATTTTCCCCAGAGTGCCCAGATTGCCCGGCAAGGGTGGCTACCTTACCTTCTACCGGGAACCAGGCTTCATTTAGGAGTTATAATAGCGTTTCTCTCCTGTTTTATTGTATATTTTATCCTCTGGCGCTCGCCCCTAGGATACCAGATGCGGGCTGTAGGATACAACCGCGAGGCAGCCAGGCATAGCGGCATAAACGTAGAGAAAAATATGGTGTTAGCCTTTACTTTGTCCGGTGCCTTTGCTGGCCTGGCGGGTATGGTGGAGATAGCAGGGCTACATCATCGCCTTCTAGGAGGATTTAGCTCAGAGTATGGCTTCGATGCCATGGCCGTAGCCCTTTTAGGTAAGCTCCACCCAGCAGGTGTAGCTATTGCCGCTCTCTTCTTCGGAGCCTTACGGGTGGGGGCTAATATGATGCAAAGGAGCGTTCAGGTACCTGCTTCTTTGGTATTTGTGATTCAAGGGTTGGTGATACTCTTTGTTCTTATGGATGAGCTTTTACGTAACTATGTAATACGCTTTCTTAAGCCCTATGTGGAGGAAGAAAGCCATGGAGCTTAA
- a CDS encoding ABC transporter permease translates to MELNNVVGFIQATIRMSTPILLASLGGVFTARVGIINFALEGIMLVGAFMGVYGSYFTGNPWVGVALGAVGGMLTALILGYMSITVKVDQVVAGTGINILAIGLTSYLLNMVFGIGAKPSAVASLKAWPIPGLSEIPVLGPVLFDQIPLVYIAFLLVPLTWYIIYKTPFGLSLRAVGEHPRAADSLGINVGLVRYIAVIISGILGGMGGAFLSIGELSVFMEKLTSGRGYVAWSTVTVGKWNPLGIMGASLLFGAADALQLRLQAVGIKVPYQFFLMLPYILTMLVLAGVVGRTVAPAAMGKPYSREGK, encoded by the coding sequence ATGGAGCTTAACAACGTTGTAGGATTTATCCAGGCCACCATCCGGATGAGCACTCCTATACTGCTGGCCAGCTTAGGCGGTGTTTTCACTGCTCGGGTAGGTATTATCAATTTTGCCCTAGAAGGTATTATGCTGGTGGGGGCTTTTATGGGGGTCTATGGTTCTTATTTTACAGGTAACCCCTGGGTGGGAGTAGCCTTAGGTGCTGTGGGAGGAATGTTGACTGCTTTAATTTTAGGTTATATGAGCATCACTGTAAAGGTAGATCAAGTAGTAGCAGGCACAGGCATAAATATCTTGGCTATCGGGCTTACCAGTTACCTTCTTAATATGGTTTTTGGTATAGGAGCTAAACCCTCCGCCGTAGCCTCCCTTAAAGCCTGGCCCATACCTGGGTTAAGCGAGATCCCCGTTTTAGGTCCTGTCCTTTTTGACCAGATACCCCTTGTATATATCGCTTTTTTACTGGTGCCCCTTACTTGGTACATCATCTATAAAACCCCTTTTGGTCTTAGCCTGCGGGCTGTGGGAGAACATCCCCGGGCAGCGGATAGCCTGGGTATTAATGTGGGCCTGGTACGCTATATAGCTGTTATAATCTCCGGTATCTTGGGGGGCATGGGTGGCGCCTTTTTATCCATAGGTGAACTCTCGGTCTTTATGGAGAAGCTTACTTCCGGCCGAGGATATGTAGCCTGGTCCACCGTGACAGTAGGGAAGTGGAACCCGCTAGGGATCATGGGCGCTTCCCTTTTATTCGGGGCGGCTGATGCTCTGCAGTTGCGGCTACAAGCAGTAGGGATAAAAGTGCCTTATCAATTTTTCCTTATGCTACCCTATATTCTCACTATGCTAGTCCTGGCGGGTGTGGTGGGCCGCACGGTGGCCCCTGCTGCTATGGGGAAACCCTATAGCCGGGAAGGAAAATGA
- a CDS encoding UbiD family decarboxylase: protein MDLREFLDKLKAKGQLVEIERPVSIKFELANVINTMLQEGAPVGLFKNIDHPSGIPIVGGLLAHTERIAIALECEVKDINAKIERALVNLIDPIVVDRPLFRQNELLGEEVDLTQQLPIPHHNPGDGGPYITAGIVIARDPVTGRHNYSYNRLHLKGPRKLAVMMNEWRHIAWFYREAEKRGQPLEVAIAIGVDPVVEIAAGFRIEEDEAKLAGALRGHPLEISRCRTVDIYVPQKAEIVIEGRIPPHYREEEGPLAEFTGHFGEVYQHPVVEVTALCYRHQPIYRTIVPGSFEHVYIGNVLPREPMLFRFCRHVSPNVQNVHLLPCTGGFMAVIALDKQNQGEPKNVALAALMTHVNIKMAIVVDTDVNIYDPSEVLWALATRVDAARDVFHIPYAQGMENDPTTNAEGTHTKVGIDATLDLALRKDYKRVIYPKVNLKEYV, encoded by the coding sequence GTGGATTTAAGGGAATTCTTGGATAAGCTTAAGGCTAAAGGCCAATTGGTAGAAATTGAGCGTCCGGTGAGCATTAAATTCGAGTTGGCTAACGTGATCAATACTATGCTACAAGAAGGAGCGCCTGTTGGCCTATTTAAAAATATCGATCATCCCTCAGGTATACCTATTGTTGGTGGTCTTTTAGCTCATACAGAGAGGATAGCCATCGCTTTAGAGTGCGAGGTGAAGGATATAAATGCCAAGATAGAGAGGGCCTTAGTTAATCTTATAGATCCTATAGTGGTGGACCGGCCCCTATTCCGGCAGAACGAATTGTTGGGTGAGGAGGTAGATCTAACCCAGCAACTACCCATCCCCCACCATAACCCCGGGGATGGGGGGCCTTATATAACAGCGGGGATAGTCATTGCCCGGGACCCGGTAACTGGTCGCCATAACTATTCTTATAATCGCTTGCACCTTAAAGGGCCGCGAAAATTGGCAGTCATGATGAACGAATGGAGGCATATAGCCTGGTTTTACCGGGAAGCTGAAAAACGCGGCCAGCCCTTGGAAGTAGCCATAGCCATAGGGGTAGATCCTGTAGTAGAGATCGCAGCAGGCTTCAGGATAGAAGAGGATGAAGCGAAACTGGCTGGCGCCTTACGGGGTCATCCTTTAGAGATCAGCCGCTGCCGGACTGTAGATATTTATGTGCCCCAGAAGGCTGAAATAGTAATCGAAGGACGTATCCCCCCCCATTACCGGGAAGAAGAGGGGCCCTTGGCTGAATTTACCGGTCATTTTGGGGAAGTTTACCAGCACCCGGTGGTAGAGGTTACAGCTTTATGCTACCGTCACCAACCCATTTACCGGACTATTGTACCGGGTTCTTTTGAACACGTCTATATTGGCAATGTTTTACCTCGAGAACCCATGCTTTTCCGTTTCTGCCGCCATGTATCCCCTAATGTACAGAATGTACACCTCTTACCCTGTACGGGCGGGTTTATGGCTGTAATTGCTCTGGATAAACAAAACCAGGGAGAACCTAAAAACGTAGCCCTGGCTGCCCTCATGACCCATGTAAATATTAAGATGGCTATTGTGGTAGATACAGATGTTAATATCTACGATCCGAGCGAGGTACTCTGGGCTTTAGCTACCCGGGTAGATGCGGCGCGGGATGTTTTCCATATCCCCTATGCCCAGGGTATGGAAAACGATCCTACTACTAATGCTGAAGG